The Penaeus monodon isolate SGIC_2016 chromosome 6, NSTDA_Pmon_1, whole genome shotgun sequence genomic sequence cATTAACCATAGAAGCACAGGTCACAGTACTTAGAAGAATTGAATGGActttcttttggttttattttccagTTTCGAAATTTATGAAATTAATACAACATTGAGCAACCGATTGTATTTTTTTCGATAAGCTCGTGAAAATGGATGGCAACTAAAGTATTACACATATGTAAGCAAGTAtctattaaaaagaataaatcagtaaataataagAATTTCTACATTATACAAATCAACAATAAATAGTGACATATACATTGGCTTTTAGCGTATACTGTAATTTCAgctattgaaatatattttttctatgctgCCTGTGGAATCTTCGGAGCCGTGATAGTCAGGACGCCATCGGAAGACACTGCGGAACTCACAGCCTCCATGTTCACTTTGCCTGGGAAGTTGAAACGTCGGCAGAAGCTCTTCGTGGACTTGAAgtcgtcctcttccttttccactcgaCCTTCCACTACCACTTGATTCTCTTCCACTCTAACCTTAACGTCTCCATTCTTGAAGTCATGAACATCCAGCACAACCTGTATATAGAATCAATAAAGAgtatttgttttccttgtttttctttgtcaatTTCATCTCAATTTGCGTGACCTAGATTGTTTCTGGAGAATTACtgacctctatttttttctctttcttttttttacgattgTCCCTTGTATtcagatatatgaatatttgaattGGTGTTTTTGCGATTTCcatggtttttatattataaaactaacCTTGTGATTCTGGTCGTCTTCGCTGAAGGCCATGACTTGGCTCTCTTGCTGCAGATTACGCTCTCTTACATGTCTGTAGCTACTCATCAGATCACTCACGGATTTGGCTTCTCCCCACGTATCCAGGATTTGGTCGATGGCTGTCTCAAATTGCTTCTGAATATCCTCAAAGAAGGAATCGTGGAAGAAaagtcccttctcagcaatgGGGAGAAGTGAATCCTCTTTGCAGTTGGGAGATTCTGGTTTCTGTTCAGTAAGAGTGGTAGTATTTTTGTTCTCCATATTTCTCTAGCGTTTATCCTTCAGTAAGGTAAAATACGTCTCGTGAAAGTGAAGTAAAGGTACAGCTTGCTCTGTCCTCTCAGAGTGTTCTTTATATTGTGTCTAGCAATTGGCGGCTGCTGAGGCTTTTATGTGGCACGAGTTGGGTGTGTGCCCAATGTCCACCTCCAGCTGGACGCGGAATTGTGGCATGCTTGGCAACATCTTCAtttgaaatttcttgaaacttctAGCTCTCAACTTAAGATGAA encodes the following:
- the LOC119574535 gene encoding protein lethal(2)essential for life-like, giving the protein MENKNTTTLTEQKPESPNCKEDSLLPIAEKGLFFHDSFFEDIQKQFETAIDQILDTWGEAKSVSDLMSSYRHVRERNLQQESQVMAFSEDDQNHKVVLDVHDFKNGDVKVRVEENQVVVEGRVEKEEDDFKSTKSFCRRFNFPGKVNMEAVSSAVSSDGVLTITAPKIPQAA